The proteins below are encoded in one region of Microbispora sp. NBC_01189:
- a CDS encoding excisionase family DNA-binding protein: MGETSLAAADARTFLPEEDPQTQAAIVDLVAELHKRGRAVAERPALLTGPDNSPQLPLPLPVYEALLQVAEALSRGLAVTVAPQHMTMSTYEAAELLGISRPTLVKLLETDEIPYQRATDRPGAHRRVKLQDVLAYKEKRRGERHRLLDELTAESVGMGMYDKPANEF; the protein is encoded by the coding sequence ATGGGCGAGACGTCGTTGGCCGCTGCGGATGCCAGGACATTCCTGCCGGAGGAGGACCCTCAGACGCAGGCTGCCATAGTCGACCTGGTTGCGGAGCTGCACAAGAGAGGGCGCGCCGTCGCCGAGCGCCCAGCCCTGCTGACAGGCCCAGACAATTCGCCTCAGCTGCCTTTGCCGTTGCCGGTCTACGAGGCTCTTCTCCAGGTGGCAGAGGCGCTCTCGCGGGGCTTGGCCGTCACTGTCGCACCGCAGCACATGACGATGTCAACCTACGAGGCCGCCGAGCTGCTGGGAATTTCCCGGCCTACTCTCGTCAAGCTTCTGGAGACCGACGAAATCCCCTACCAGCGTGCGACCGATCGGCCGGGAGCACACCGGCGGGTGAAACTCCAAGACGTCCTGGCGTACAAAGAGAAGCGACGCGGTGAGCGGCACCGACTGCTGGACGAACTGACGGCAGAGTCCGTGGGCATGGGCATGTACGACAAGCCTGCCAACGAATTCTGA
- a CDS encoding ABC transporter ATP-binding protein, translating into MEARTTGTRRGVEVTIRGLTKGFGQGDGRIVAADDVSLHVPAGQRVAVVGASGSGKSTLLHLIGGMERVDGGTITVGDREVTALGRRELSVYRRSVGFVFQRFHLLPALTVLDNVLAPVLPRRVDFDRTERARRLLAAVGLLDRAHAVPSQLSGGQQQRVAVARALIGDPRLILADEPTGNLDSATGREMMELVDRLVAEQGLTLLVATHDDGVAAHCDRIIRVRDGRIVGDTTR; encoded by the coding sequence ATGGAGGCGCGTACGACCGGCACCCGGCGCGGTGTCGAGGTGACGATCAGAGGACTGACCAAGGGGTTCGGTCAGGGAGACGGCCGGATCGTCGCCGCCGACGACGTGTCGCTGCATGTCCCGGCGGGGCAGCGGGTCGCCGTGGTGGGTGCTTCGGGCTCCGGCAAGTCCACCCTGCTCCACCTGATCGGCGGCATGGAGCGAGTGGACGGCGGCACGATCACGGTCGGGGATCGGGAGGTGACCGCGCTCGGCCGCCGTGAGCTGTCGGTCTACCGCCGCAGCGTCGGCTTCGTCTTCCAGCGGTTCCACCTGCTGCCCGCGCTCACCGTCCTGGACAACGTCCTCGCCCCGGTGCTGCCCCGCCGGGTGGACTTCGACCGTACGGAACGGGCCCGGCGGCTGCTCGCCGCCGTGGGCCTGCTGGACCGCGCGCACGCCGTGCCGTCGCAGCTGTCCGGCGGGCAGCAGCAGCGGGTCGCGGTCGCGCGTGCGCTGATCGGCGACCCCCGGCTGATCCTGGCCGACGAGCCCACGGGCAACCTCGACTCGGCCACCGGCCGGGAGATGATGGAGCTGGTCGATCGCCTGGTCGCCGAGCAGGGGCTGACCCTGCTGGTCGCCACCCACGACGACGGGGTGGCCGCGCACTGCGATCGGATCATCCGCGTCCGGGACGGCCGGATCGTCGGCGACACCACGCGCTGA
- a CDS encoding ABC transporter permease, with amino-acid sequence MLRLMIGQLRRQSVRSMTMLLGVLLATSGFTLLTGSVETSRLRVTGTVDDNYRSTYDVLVRPRGSRDARELTHGQVRPNFLSGQFGGITLDQWRRILALPGVEVAAPVAMVGYVDVTATAGIDLTEQLDRGARRQLLKVDRTWTSDRGLSAIDDPGDRYVYVTRNPVLWPRFTTNRANFVEFAGYRFEGRKARVDDAVCDRPGMSSGYPAAEVLPDGRIQPICPTARKREPGRTYLTAADRSRVDVYQMLPDGGFRTQLGDAGGGIIPRQVRLPRLTLPVSWPVPLLLAAVDPVQEAELVGLDRAVVTGRYLRATDGPTPARWTRFAGVPMLLSSGAHIDEQLTAGVSRLDRPPEIASLRGDELWKRLRAAPARRMSTVRVDAESVYRQVGERPIIDPGDTWLHVDRVIQSGRPHYGGGEGVLRPDPVTVDLDEVWRQENSLVETSAPLFAYDRALRPLAKRELAGPGGVSEYAFPQVVGRFDAAGLAGFSALSAVPLETYQPASATGADQAARAALGNRPLLPNGNPGGYLATPPQLLTTLTALPMLIRGDDPAQEAPVSAIRVRVAGVTGLDDLSQERIRVVAERIATTTGLEVDITIGSSPAPRPVELPAGLFGRPELRLLENWTTKGVAVALTRAVDQKSALLFGLILVVCVLFLGNAVAASVRVRRRELAVLGCLGWPAGRLAALVLGEVVLVGLVAGILGAAVSLPLAAATGIEVSPGHALLAVPVACGIALLGGLAPALRAGRAHPMAAIRPPVVTRARARRARTVYGMAVGNLVRVPTRSLVGVLALAAGVAAVSTLLVITWRFHGEAQGTLLGDAVSLQVRGVDLAAAVTTVALGVFAIADALYLSVRERSGELAALRACGWSDGELGRLIVTEGALLGLAGAVLGAGLGLGVLAAFLGGLTWATVSATLPVAAAGTAFAVLAAAVPAQLMRRLPLAAVLAED; translated from the coding sequence ATGCTGAGGCTGATGATCGGCCAGTTACGCCGCCAGTCGGTGCGCTCGATGACGATGCTGCTCGGCGTGCTGCTGGCCACGAGCGGGTTCACCCTGCTCACCGGCTCGGTGGAGACCTCACGCCTGCGCGTTACCGGGACCGTGGACGACAACTACCGGAGCACGTACGACGTGCTGGTGCGGCCCAGGGGGAGCCGGGACGCGCGGGAGCTCACGCACGGGCAGGTGCGCCCGAACTTCCTGTCCGGCCAGTTCGGCGGCATCACGCTCGACCAGTGGCGGCGGATACTCGCGCTGCCCGGGGTCGAGGTGGCCGCTCCGGTGGCGATGGTGGGGTACGTCGACGTGACGGCGACCGCCGGGATCGACCTCACCGAGCAGCTCGACCGAGGGGCGCGACGGCAGTTGCTCAAGGTGGACAGGACCTGGACCAGCGACCGGGGGCTGTCGGCGATCGACGACCCGGGCGACAGGTACGTGTACGTGACCCGCAACCCCGTGCTCTGGCCGCGGTTCACCACGAACAGGGCGAACTTCGTGGAGTTCGCCGGCTACCGCTTCGAGGGCCGCAAGGCGCGGGTGGACGACGCGGTGTGTGACCGCCCGGGGATGTCGTCCGGCTACCCGGCGGCCGAAGTCCTCCCGGATGGACGGATCCAGCCGATCTGTCCCACCGCGCGCAAGCGGGAGCCCGGACGCACCTACCTCACGGCGGCGGACCGGTCCCGCGTGGACGTCTACCAGATGCTGCCGGACGGCGGTTTCCGCACCCAGCTCGGTGACGCGGGCGGTGGGATCATTCCCAGGCAGGTACGGCTGCCGCGCCTGACGCTCCCCGTCAGCTGGCCCGTGCCGCTGTTGCTGGCGGCCGTCGATCCCGTGCAGGAGGCGGAACTGGTCGGGCTGGATCGCGCCGTGGTCACCGGGCGTTACCTGCGCGCGACCGACGGGCCGACGCCGGCCAGGTGGACGCGGTTCGCCGGTGTTCCGATGCTGCTCTCGTCCGGCGCGCACATCGACGAGCAGCTGACCGCCGGAGTCTCCCGGCTGGACCGGCCGCCGGAGATCGCGAGCTTGCGCGGCGACGAGCTGTGGAAACGGCTACGGGCGGCGCCGGCCCGTCGCATGTCGACCGTGCGCGTCGACGCGGAGAGCGTCTACCGGCAGGTCGGCGAGCGCCCGATCATCGACCCCGGTGACACGTGGCTCCACGTGGACCGCGTCATCCAGTCCGGCCGTCCGCACTATGGGGGCGGAGAGGGCGTGCTGAGGCCGGATCCCGTCACCGTCGACCTCGACGAGGTGTGGCGGCAGGAGAACTCCCTCGTGGAGACCTCGGCCCCGTTGTTCGCGTACGACCGGGCGCTCCGGCCGTTGGCCAAACGCGAACTGGCCGGCCCCGGTGGCGTGTCCGAATACGCGTTCCCGCAGGTGGTGGGCAGGTTCGACGCGGCCGGGCTGGCCGGGTTCTCCGCGTTGTCCGCGGTGCCGCTGGAGACGTACCAGCCGGCGAGCGCGACCGGCGCGGACCAGGCCGCGCGGGCGGCGCTGGGGAACCGCCCGCTGCTGCCCAACGGCAACCCCGGCGGCTACCTGGCCACCCCGCCCCAGCTCCTGACGACGCTGACCGCGCTGCCCATGCTCATCCGCGGCGACGACCCGGCGCAGGAGGCGCCGGTCTCCGCGATCCGGGTGCGGGTCGCCGGGGTCACCGGGCTGGACGATCTGTCCCAGGAACGGATCCGCGTGGTCGCCGAGAGGATCGCCACCACGACCGGGCTCGAGGTGGACATCACCATCGGCTCCTCTCCGGCCCCGCGCCCGGTCGAGCTGCCCGCCGGCCTGTTCGGCCGCCCCGAGCTGCGGCTGCTGGAGAACTGGACGACCAAGGGCGTGGCGGTCGCGCTGACCAGGGCCGTCGACCAGAAGAGCGCGCTGCTGTTCGGCCTCATCCTCGTGGTGTGCGTGCTGTTCCTGGGCAACGCGGTGGCCGCGTCGGTCCGGGTGCGGCGGCGCGAGCTGGCCGTCCTCGGCTGTCTGGGCTGGCCGGCCGGGCGGCTGGCCGCGCTGGTGCTGGGCGAGGTGGTGCTGGTCGGCCTGGTCGCCGGGATCCTGGGCGCCGCCGTGTCCCTGCCGCTGGCCGCCGCCACCGGCATCGAGGTGAGCCCCGGACACGCGCTGCTGGCCGTACCGGTCGCCTGCGGGATCGCCCTGCTCGGCGGGTTGGCGCCCGCGCTGCGCGCCGGGCGGGCGCACCCGATGGCGGCGATCCGTCCCCCTGTGGTCACCCGCGCGCGGGCACGCCGGGCCCGGACGGTGTACGGCATGGCGGTGGGCAACCTGGTCCGGGTCCCGACCCGCAGCCTGGTCGGCGTGCTGGCGCTCGCGGCCGGAGTGGCGGCGGTGTCCACCCTGCTGGTGATCACCTGGCGGTTCCACGGCGAGGCCCAGGGCACGCTGCTGGGCGACGCCGTCTCGCTCCAGGTGCGCGGGGTCGATCTGGCCGCCGCCGTCACCACGGTGGCGCTCGGCGTGTTCGCCATCGCGGACGCTCTCTACCTGAGCGTCCGGGAACGCAGCGGCGAGCTGGCCGCGCTACGCGCGTGCGGATGGTCCGACGGGGAGCTCGGCCGCCTGATCGTCACCGAGGGCGCGCTGCTCGGGCTGGCCGGCGCGGTGCTCGGGGCCGGTCTCGGCCTCGGGGTGCTGGCCGCGTTTCTCGGCGGCCTCACCTGGGCGACCGTGAGCGCCACGCTCCCGGTCGCCGCGGCCGGAACCGCGTTCGCGGTGCTGGCCGCCGCCGTCCCCGCGCAGCTCATGCGCCGCCTGCCGCTCGCCGCCGTGCTGGCGGAGGATTGA
- a CDS encoding S26 family signal peptidase, producing the protein MSLLFTVPAMVALALAAVTWGMRRAFVVVTVRGISMLPTLQDGDRVLVRRRGVTAVRPDDLVVFTDVIDEPPVPVPAWAAEDDGPLTVLVVKRAIAVPGDPVPETRVPVLAGGTASVPTGRLVVLGDNPAVSRDSRLYGYVAEERLLGVVIRRM; encoded by the coding sequence TTGTCGCTGCTGTTCACCGTTCCGGCGATGGTGGCCCTCGCGCTGGCGGCGGTGACTTGGGGGATGCGCCGGGCCTTCGTCGTGGTGACCGTACGGGGCATCAGCATGCTGCCCACGCTCCAGGACGGTGACCGGGTGCTGGTGCGGCGACGCGGTGTGACGGCGGTCCGCCCCGACGACCTGGTCGTCTTCACCGACGTCATCGACGAGCCTCCCGTGCCGGTGCCCGCCTGGGCGGCGGAGGACGACGGTCCCCTCACGGTGCTGGTGGTGAAACGGGCGATAGCCGTTCCCGGAGACCCCGTCCCCGAGACGCGCGTGCCCGTGCTGGCCGGAGGGACCGCGTCCGTCCCCACCGGCCGGCTGGTGGTGCTCGGGGACAACCCGGCGGTGAGCCGGGACTCCCGCCTCTACGGGTACGTCGCAGAAGAGCGTCTGCTGGGGGTTGTAATCCGGCGAATGTGA